A stretch of the Ictidomys tridecemlineatus isolate mIctTri1 chromosome 5, mIctTri1.hap1, whole genome shotgun sequence genome encodes the following:
- the Syne2 gene encoding nesprin-2 isoform X8: protein MIFSHIQVKKLKETFAFIQQLDKNMSNLRTWLARIESELSKPVVYDVCDDQEIQKRLAEQQDLQRDIEQHSAGVESVFNICDVLLHDSDACANETECDSIQQTTRSLDRRWRNICAMSMERRMKIEETWRLWQKFLDDYSRFEDWLKSAERTAACPNSSEVLYTNAKEELKRFEAFQRQIHERLTQLELINKQYRRLARENRTDTASKLKQMVHEGNQRWDNLQKRVTAILRRLRHFTNQREDFEGTRESILVWLTEMDLQLTNVEHFSESDADDKMRQLNGFQQEITLNTNKIDQLIVFGEQLIQKSEPLDAVLIEDELEELHRYCQEVFGRVSRFHRRLTSHAPGLEDEKEASETETDMEDPREIQTDSWHKRGESEEPSSPQSLCHLVPPALSHERSGCETPVSVDSIPLEWDHTGDVGGSSSHEEDEEGPYYSALSDVEIPENPEAYLKMTTKTLKASSGKSISDGHSWHVPDSPSCPKHHYKQMEGDRNVPPIPSGSSTPYKSAYGKLLLHPGTDGGKESPRVLNGSPQQEDEHLATLTGQPSGAFDRWELIQAQELHSKLRMKQNMQQLNSNISAITAWLGKTEAELETLKMAKPPSNIQEMEPRVKRLQEILKAFDNYKALMVSVNVSGKESLPTESTEATELQSRLRQLGLRWEAVQGAVDSWRGDLRQSLMQCQDFHELSQNLLLWLASAENRRQKAHVTTPKANRQVLQECQKELMQLKKELVERQPQVNSLQELSTSLLVKGHGEDYIEAEEKVHVIQKKLKQLREQVSQDLMSLRGSQNSDPSLLNFDEVDSGDQPSAAAMAAPQAKQVRAERTSEDENETDSRMSGPGSSRPQRSFLSRVIRAALPLQLLLLLLLLLACLLPSSEEDYSCTQANNFARSFYPMLRYTNGPPPT, encoded by the exons ATGATTTTTTCTCATATACA GGTGAAGAAGCTGAAGGAGACATTTGCTTTTATTCAGCAGTTAGACAAAAACATGAGCAACCTTCGCACCTGGTTGGCTCGCATCGAGTCTGAGCTTTCGAAGCCGGTTGTTTACGACGTCTGTGACGATCAGGAAATCCAGAAGAGGCTCGCTGAGCAGCAG GATCTGCAGCGAGATATCGAACAGCACAGCGCAGGGGTGGAGTCCGTATTCAACATTTGTGATGTCCTGTTGCATGACTCTGACGCCTGTGCCAACGAGACCGAGTGCGACTCCATCCAGCAGACCACCAGAAGCCTGGACAGGCGCTGGAGGAACATTTGTGCCATGTCAATGGAGCGGCGCATGAA AATCGAAGAGACATGGCGCCTGTGGCAGAAGTTTTTAGATGATTATTCCCGCTTCGAGGACTGGCTCAAGTCTGCCGAGAGGACAGCAGCCTGCCCCAATTCCTCTGAGGTGTTGTACACAAATGCCAAAGAAGAGCTGAAGAGGTTTGAG GCCTTCCAGCGGCAGATCCACGAGCGGCTCACTCAGCTGGAGCTCATCAACAAGCAGTACCGGCGGCTGGCACGGGAGAACCGCACCGACACGGCCAGCAAACTGAAGCAGATGGTCCACGAGGGCAACCAGCGCTGGGACAACCTCCAGAAGCGGGTGACAGCCATCCTGCGGAGACTCAGG CATTTCACCAACCAGAGGGAGGACTTCGAGGGCACCAGGGAGAGCATTCTGGTGTGGCTCACAGAGATGGACCTGCAGCTAACTAATGTGGAGCACTTCTCCGAGAGCGATGCTGATGACAAAATGCGCCAGCTGAAT GGCTTCCAACAGGAAATTACGTTAAATACCAACAAGATCGACCAGCTCATCGTGTTTGGGGAGCAGCTGATTCAGAAGAGCGAGCCCCTAGATGCCGTGCTGATTGAGGACGAGCTGGAGGAGCTGCACCGGTACTGCCAGGAGGTGTTTGGCAGGGTCTCTCGCTTCCACCGGCGCCTGACCTCCCACGCTCCG GGTTTGGAAGATGAAAAGGAAGCTTCTGAGACCGAAACAGACATGGAAGACCCCAGAGAAATCCAGACCGACTCTTGGCATAAAAGGGGAGAGAGCGAGGAACCCTCGTCTCCCCAGTCCCTGTGCCATCTTGTGCCCCCTGCTCTGAGCCACGAGCGGTCTGGCTGTGAGACCCCTGTCAGTGTGGACTCCATCCCTCTGGAGTGGGATCACACAGGTGACGTGGGGGGCTCCTCCTCTCACGAAGAAGATGAGGAAGGTCCATACTACAGTGCGCTCTCAG ATGTAGAAATCCCTGAAAATCCTGAGGCCTATCTTAAAATGACCACAAAAACTTTGAAAGCATCTTCTG GTAAATCCATTTCTGATGGCCACTCGTGGCATGTTCCTGACAGCCCTTCCTGTCCCAAGCATCACTACAAACAAATGGAAGGTGACAGGAATGTACCACCCATCCCCTCGGGTTCCAGCACCCCTTACAAATCAGCCTAT GGAAAGCTGCTATTACATCCAGGCACTGATGGTGGAAAAGAAAGTCCAAGAGTCCTGAATGGCAGCCCTCAGCAGGAAGACGAGCATCTGGCCACCCTAACAGGACAGCCATCAG GTGCCTTTGACAGATGGGAACTGATTCAAGCACAAGAGCTTCACAGTAAACTCAGAATGAAACAAAACATGCAGCAGCTGAACTCTAATATCAGCGCCATCACTGCTTGGCTGGGAAAAACTGAAGCAGAGCTTGAAACTTTAAAGATGGCAAAGCCTCCCTCCAACATCCAGGAAATGGAACCCAGAGTGAAGAGATTGCAG GAGATATTAAAAGCTTTTGACAACTACAAGGCATTAATGGTCTCTGTCAATGTGAGCGGCAAGGAATCTCTGCCAACTGAGAGCACCGAAGCCACAGAGCTCCAGAGTAGACTCCGCCAGCTGGGCCTGCGCTGGGAAGCAGTCCAGGGCGCAGTGGACAGCTGGAGAGGGGACCTGCGGCAGTCACTCATGCAGTGCCAG gatttCCACGAATTAAGTCAAAACCTGCTCCTGTGGCTGGCAAGTGCTGAGAACCGGAGGCAGAAGGCTCATGTCACCACTCCAAAGGCAAACCGCCAGGTCCTCCAGGAGTGCCAGAAAGAACTAATG CAACTGAAAAAGGAACTAGTGGAACGTCAGCCTCAAGTCAACTCCCTACAGGAGCTCTCCACCAGCCTTCTCGTTAAGGGGCATGGAGAAGACTACATTGAAGCTGAAGAGAAGGTCCATGTCATCCAGAAAAAACTCAAACAGTTACGAGAACAAGTATCCCAAGATTTAATGTCCTTACGGGGAAGCCAG AACTCAGACCCATCTCTGCTCAACTTTGATGAGGTAGACTCCGGGGACCAGCCTTCTGCAGCAGCCATGGCAGCTCCCCAAGCGAAG